GGCGGCCTTGAGCGACCGCATGACCGTGAGCAGTTCCTCGGTCTCCTGCGGGGTCAGCACGGCCGTCGGCTCGTCGAGGATCAGCAGGTCGACGTCGCGGGTGAGGGCCTTGACGATCTCCACCCGCTGCTGGATGCCGACCGGCAGGTCCTCGATCACCGCATCCGGGTCGACCCGGAGGTTGTACCGCTCGGAGACCTCGGCGACCTCCCGCCGGGCCCGCCGCCGGTCCAGGAAGCCGGTGAAGCTGCCCTTGACCTGCTCGGCGCCGAGCATGACGTTCTCGGCCACGGTGAAGACCGGCACCAGCATGAAGTGCTGGTGCACCATGCCGATCCCGGCCGCGATGGCGTCCGACGGGCCCTTCAGCTTCAGCGGCCGGTCGTCGACCAGGATCTCGCCCTCGTCGGGCTGGTAGAGCCCGTAGAGCACGTTCATCAGGGTCGACTTGCCGGCGCCGTTCTCGCCGAGCAGGGCATGGATCTCTCCAGGCTCCACCGTCAGGTCGATGTGGTCGTTGGCGACCAGGTCACCGAAGCGCTTGGTGATGCCGCGCAGTTCGAGTCTCAGCGCAACCTCCTGGAGTGCGAGCGATGGTGCAGCCTAGCGGCTGACCAGCGGCCACCGCGCCGGGCGGGGGTCAGGTGGGGGGGATGAAGGTGGACCGGCCGCCCCGGCTCCGCAGGGGTGTTTTCCCCACGTACGCCGAGGCGGCCGGATCGTCATTCCTGGTGCCCGCCGGCCCCCGCTCATGATCCCATCGCGGCGGCCGGCGGATCGGTCACTTGGTCGGCTGGGCCTTCGAGGTGACCGTGATGGTGCCGGCGGCGATGTCCGCCTTGATCTTGTCGACCTCGGCCTTCAGGTCCGCCGGGACCTTGCTGTCGAAGTCGTGGTACGGGGCGATCGAGACGCCGTTGTTGGCCAGGGTGCCGACGAAGCCCGGCTTGGCCTGGAGCTTCTCGCCACCGGCGGCCTTGAGCACGGCCTCCTTGACGGCGTCCGGGATGTTCTTGACGACGGTGGTCACCAGCGCCGGGCAGTTCGGGGTGCTCTCGCAACCGTCGACGTCCACCCAGATCACCGAGTACTTGCCACCGGAGGCCTGGGCGGCGGCGGTGGTGCCGAGGCCGGAGCCACCGGCGACCGGCATGATGATGTCCGCGCCCTGGGCGACCAGCGCGTCGGAGACCTTCTTGCCCTCGTCCTGCTTGACGAAGTCGTTGGTGAAGGAGCCCTTCTGGGTCGCCTTGTCCCAGCCGAGGACCTGGACGTTCTTGCCCTTGGCCTTGTTGTAGTACGCGACGCCGTCAGCGAAGCCGTCCATGAAGATGGTCACCGGCGGGATCGGCAGGCCGCCGTAGGTGCCGACCTTGCCGGTCTTGCTCATCCCGGCGGCCAGGTAGCCGGCCTGGAAGGCGGCCTGGGCGGTGTCGAACTGCATCGGGTAGATGTTGTCCAGGCCCGGGTTCGAGTCGACGATCGCGAACTGCTGGTTCGGGTTCGCCTGCGCGGCCTTCTTGGTGGCGTCGGACATCAGGCCACCGACGGCCAGGATGAAGTCGCACTTCTGGTTGACGAACCCGGTCAGGTTGACCTCGTAGTCCGCCTCGGCCTTCGACTGGACGTTCTTGATGTCGATGTTGTCGTTCTCCTTCTTCGCCTCCTGCAGGCCCTTCCAGGCCGAGGTGTTGAAGGACTTGTCATCGATGCCGCCGACGTCGGTCACCATGCAGGCGCTGAACTTCTTGGCGCCGTTGCCACCGGCGTTGTTGTCGTCCTTGGGGGCCTCACCACACGCGGCGGCACCCAGCACGAGGCCACCCGCCACGATGGCGGAGGCGAACCGCATCCCACGCAGAGCGCGCAAGACGTCTCCTTCCCATTGCACACCGCGCGTGCGCGGTGGCAGCCCTTTCGCCGGCCTGCGGTGTGCCGCCGGCGTCCCACGTTACGGACGGGAGCGTACGCCCGCGCCCACCCACCGGCCGACAATCGTGCACGACTGTTGAGCGGTCGTTACCCCTACGTAACCCTTGGGTGGGGCAGATCACTTCTCGTGCCGACCACGCTCCGGAGAGGTGTCGCGGATGTCCGTTTCCCGCAGCGTTCTCCGCTCCTGGCGGGCCTACCGCCAGAAGACCGCCACGGCCGCGTTGACCAGGGTCAACCCAATTATGGCGAGGAAGTGGCCGCGGTTCACGGACTCCCGCTTACGCGAGAAGAAGACCATGACGAAGATCAGCAGCGCGAGCACCAACTTGGTAACAAGTTTTGCCGGCGCCGGCTCGTCCCCGTCGCGCAGCGGCGCGGCCAGACCGAGACCGGTCAGCAGCCCGATCACCGAGCCCCAGAGCATGGCCGCGTTGATCCGCAGCCGGCCGCTGACGTACTGGGCGATCGAGCCACCGAGCAGCATCGCGAAACCGATCAGGTGGACGTAGAGAAGTACCAGCCGGAGAGCTTCCATGCCGGCCATCCTCCCCTATCCACGACGATTTGTAGTAGACCGGCCGCCGAGCCGTGGTCACACCGTGACCTTGGCCCGGCGCCCCCGCTCCGGGGCCGGCTCGGCGTCGCCGCCTGACCGGAATCGACCCGCCAGCACCAGAGCCAGGCCGACCACCGCGTAGCCGGCCAGCACGGCGAGGGCACGGGCCCCGCCGGCCCCGTCGAAGAACGCCGCCGAGCGGAGCAGGGTGCCGCCGGCGCCGACCGGCAGGAACTGTCCGAGCGTTCCCCACGGCTGGGGCAGCAGCTCGGGCGCGGCGCTGACCGCGGAGAGCGGGTTGCCGACCAGGAAGACCAGCAGCGCGCCGAGGCCGACGCCGGGACCGCCGAGGAGCGCCCCGAGACCGGCCACGGTGCTCGCGGCGGCCAGCGCGAACAGCCCGATCGCACCCGCCTCGAGCCAGCCGGAGCCGGTCAGGACGCCGAGCCAGCCGTGCAGCACCGCGGCCCCGACCAGGCCGGCCAGGACGCCGTACCCGAGCAGCCCCAGCAGCCGGGCGCCCCGGCGGGCGACCAGGAGGACGAGCAGCGCCCCGGCCAGCATGCTGGTCAGCGCGAGCGGCAGGAAGCCGGCGGCGAAGCCGGCGCCGCGGGGGTCGTCCGGGTCGGCCGGGACGGCCGCCACGACCGGCACCGGGCGGTCGCCGGAGAGCTCGGCCGACGCCTCGGTGAGCAGCGCGGCGACCGTCGGGCTGGCCGCCGGGGCGGTGTGCAGGGCGACCCCGTCCGGGCCGACGACGAAGGCGGCGTACACCTCCCGGTCGCGCAGCGCCCGGTCGGCCGCCGCGCCGTCGGGGAGCGTGGTCACCGCGAAGGCGCCCGGCCGGGCGGCGGCGAGCCGGCCGGCGAGTTCGGCCGCCGCCGGCGCGGGCCCGGCGACGGCGACCGGCAGGTCGCGGGGCGCGAGGTGGGCGGCCGGCGCCGCGAACAGGGGTACGAGCAGCGCCTGCACCCCGACCGCGAGAGCGGCCAGCAGGACGGCGAGCAGCCAGGGGGACCGGACCCTGGACGACGGACCGGGCATCTTCGCCTCCTAAAACGAACGTTCATTCTCTTGATTTGAGACTGCGCCGCCAGCCGTCGCCAGTCAAGAACGAACGTTCGCTTTACACTGTGGGTCGTGCCACGCGTATCGGACGAACACCTCGCGGCCCGCCGTCGGCAGATCCTCGAGGCGGCCCGCCGCTGCTTCCTGCGCGAGGGCTTCCACAACACCTC
This sequence is a window from Micromonospora sp. NBRC 110009. Protein-coding genes within it:
- a CDS encoding BMP family lipoprotein; translation: MRFASAIVAGGLVLGAAACGEAPKDDNNAGGNGAKKFSACMVTDVGGIDDKSFNTSAWKGLQEAKKENDNIDIKNVQSKAEADYEVNLTGFVNQKCDFILAVGGLMSDATKKAAQANPNQQFAIVDSNPGLDNIYPMQFDTAQAAFQAGYLAAGMSKTGKVGTYGGLPIPPVTIFMDGFADGVAYYNKAKGKNVQVLGWDKATQKGSFTNDFVKQDEGKKVSDALVAQGADIIMPVAGGSGLGTTAAAQASGGKYSVIWVDVDGCESTPNCPALVTTVVKNIPDAVKEAVLKAAGGEKLQAKPGFVGTLANNGVSIAPYHDFDSKVPADLKAEVDKIKADIAAGTITVTSKAQPTK